From Acidobacteriota bacterium:
CTGCAACCGCCGCGCCAGATGGGACGCCTTCCTTTCCACGATCACCTGGGGACCCAGCGCCAGGGGGACGGCCGATGGTTCTACGGGCTTTTCGTGCAGAACGGGCGCATCACAGACCGCGAGGGAAAGCAACTGCGCACGGCCCTGCGCCGCATCGTCCAGGAGCTTTCTCCCGGAGTCCACGCCACGGCCCAGCAGAGCCTCCTGCTGACCGGCCTCGACTTGCCCTCGCTGGAGCGGGTCAAAGGGCTTCTGCGTGAGCACGGAGTAGAGGAAGCGGGTCAGCTCACTCAGGTGCGGCGTCATTCCATGGCTTGCCCCGCCTTGCCCACCTGCGGCCTGGCCTTGGGCGAAAGCGAACGGCTCTTGCCCTCGGTGCTGCAAGAGCTGGAACGCGAACTCGATGAGTTGGGCCTGAAAAGCTCGCCCCTGACCGTACGCATGACGGGATGCCCCAACGGATGCGCCCGTCCTTATACCGCCGACTTGGCCTTCGTGGCCCGCTCGCCCAGCACCTATCATGTCTTCGTCGGGGGACGCCTGGAAGGGGACCGCATCGCCGACCTCTTCGCTGCCGACGTCAAGCCCCGGGACTTTCTGGAGACGCTGCGTCCGCTGCTGCGGCTGTGGTCTTCGCAGCGGCGCCGGGGCGAAAGCCTGGGAGATTTCTATCAGCGGCGCCTGGGTGACGGAAGCCACAGGCGCCGCATCACCGGCAAGGAGGAGCCCACTCAGGCCCGCCTTCACTCGCTGGAGGTGGCGCTGTGAGATCGTCCGCCCCATCTCATGCCCTCATCCTGGCCGCTCACGGATCGCGCCGCCGCAAAGAGGCCAACCGCATCGTCCGGGATCACGCGGTGCGCTTGCAGAGAGACTTCGGCTACCCCCGGGTGCAGGCCGCCTTCTGGCAGGGGCGTCCCGGTTTCGGCGAAGTGCTCGACAGGACTCCGGCCGAGCGCTATACGGTGTTGCCTCTTTTCACCGCCGACGGCTACTACGTGCGCCGCGTCCTGCCCCGCGAACTGGCCGGGAACAGACGTTACCAGAAGGAACGGGTGCGCATCACGGCGCCGCTGGGTCTCAGACCCGAAGTCCTTCACATGGCTGAAGAACGCAGCCGCATCCTCCTGCGCGACTTCGGACTGAGCGGCCTACGCAGCACCCTGATCGTCATCGGCCACGGCACTCGCCGCCACGCCCGAAGCCGCACCTCTACCTTGAAGCTGGTGAAGCGGCTGCAAGATCAGGAGACGTTCAGCCAGGTGCTGCCCGCCTTTCTCGACGACTCTCCAGGTTTGCCGGAGGCTTTTGCCCAGGCTGGGGGCGAGGCAGTCATCCTGCTTCCCTTCCTCATCGGAGGCACCTTTCACGCCTTGCATGACATTCCCCGCACGCTGGGCTTGCGCAACGGCCAGAGGGCCCATCGCGGGTCCGGGCACCCCTTGCCCTCGGCGCTCCTGCAGGGTGATCGACTGCTGATTTTCGACCGGGCCTTGGGAGAAGATCCCTCCGTTGCCGCCGTCCTTGACCGCATGGCCCGGTCCGACGTGGAGGGAACGTTGCCGGGTTTTCTGCCCCCCCACCTGCAGGCGGAAGGAGCCAACCGACATGCCTGACCACCGGTATCAGGTTCAGGGCACGGTCTACCTGGTGGGGGCCGGACCGGGCGACCCCGACCTCATCACGGTTCGAGGACTGCGTCTGCTTCGCCAGGCCGACGTCATCCTCTACGATCGCCTGGCGGCACGCGAACTGCTGCGCGAAGCCAAGCCGGGAGCCCGCCTGATCGACGTGGGCAAGCGGGCCGGCCGGCCCTCCACGCCGCAGGAGGAGATTCACCGCCTGCTGGTTTTGCACGCCCGTCGCGGACGCACGGTAGTGCGCCTCAAAGGGGGCGATCCCTTTGTCTTCGGGCGCGGCGGCGAGGAAAGGGAAGCCTGCAAGAGGGCCGCCATCGCCTGCGAAGTGGTGCCGGGAGTCTCCAGCGCAGTCGCCGCCCCGGGCGCCGCCGGCATACCCGTCACCCATCGCCAGGTCAGCCGTCACTTCGCCGTCATCACGGCCCGCAGCAACGGAAAGGGCGCCTCCCTCGACTATCGGGCGCTGGCCGCTATCGACACCCTGGTCTTCCTCATGGGACGCGGCCGGCTGAAACAGATCTGCCGGGGATTGATCGAGGCCGGACGTCCCCCCGACACACCCGCCGCCATCGTCGAGAGGGCCACCACGCCCGACCAGCGCAGTCTGGTGGCCACGCTTTCCGATTTGCCCCTGCAGGCCGATGACAACGCCATATCCACCCCTGCCGTCATCGTGGTCGGCGAGGTAGCGGCGATGGCTCCCCAAAGGGCCCTCCGGCAGGCCCTGCAAGCTACCGCCTGAGAATCCGGGGCCGGCACTTGCTTCCAGCAGGTGTTTGCTTTAAGTTGACTTCACTTTAGTTCTTCGGACAGGAACCATGATCTATCCTGAGCCTTGGATCATCTTGCGTTTTCGTTGGAGAGGGCCTCGCCTGGGCCTGGACGTCTCCACCCGCTCGCGTCGCCGGGCGCGTTTCGTCCTCGGCAGCGAGGTCG
This genomic window contains:
- a CDS encoding CbiX/SirB N-terminal domain-containing protein — encoded protein: MRSSAPSHALILAAHGSRRRKEANRIVRDHAVRLQRDFGYPRVQAAFWQGRPGFGEVLDRTPAERYTVLPLFTADGYYVRRVLPRELAGNRRYQKERVRITAPLGLRPEVLHMAEERSRILLRDFGLSGLRSTLIVIGHGTRRHARSRTSTLKLVKRLQDQETFSQVLPAFLDDSPGLPEAFAQAGGEAVILLPFLIGGTFHALHDIPRTLGLRNGQRAHRGSGHPLPSALLQGDRLLIFDRALGEDPSVAAVLDRMARSDVEGTLPGFLPPHLQAEGANRHA
- the cobA gene encoding uroporphyrinogen-III C-methyltransferase yields the protein MPDHRYQVQGTVYLVGAGPGDPDLITVRGLRLLRQADVILYDRLAARELLREAKPGARLIDVGKRAGRPSTPQEEIHRLLVLHARRGRTVVRLKGGDPFVFGRGGEEREACKRAAIACEVVPGVSSAVAAPGAAGIPVTHRQVSRHFAVITARSNGKGASLDYRALAAIDTLVFLMGRGRLKQICRGLIEAGRPPDTPAAIVERATTPDQRSLVATLSDLPLQADDNAISTPAVIVVGEVAAMAPQRALRQALQATA